The Brassica napus cultivar Da-Ae chromosome C7, Da-Ae, whole genome shotgun sequence genomic interval ATGTGAAGGGTTGGAGAGTGGTGGATGTTCTCTGATTCAGCAATCATCGAGCAGCCTCAACGCCAGGTCCCTCCCTCGCCCTTCTTCGATCTATTTTTTCTGCGACACCTAAAGCCGCCGGAGATTTGCAAGAACAAACTCGGTTCAGCAATCATCCAGCAGGCGATGACGATCGAAGACAAAAAGTCGCTGGAGTTCGCGTTATCCGTGTGGAAGTCGAACCGTGATCGTTTAATAGGGGTATGTTTGTGAGATTGCACGGTTTTCATCTCAGATCGTTTAATTGGATTTGGGGACTAGGGTTTTTGGGTTTAATTGGATTTGGGGATTAGAATCAATTTCGTTTTAACTCATTTCCGTTTATATGACTGATTTCATTTCACCACTCGGAAGTGTAGTTATGAATCTCTCCGGGGTTGCTTAGCTCTCTGTCTTTGCTGCTTCTATTCCAACAGTGGCTttgtatatacatatttttttgataatatatattttctacatTCTTCTCAGTGGAGTGCCTCCATTTTGGGGAAAGACGATGTCAAAGATTTTTATGCTGTCAGGGCCGCAGATTTGAGGTTTTCTGCTGAGCCGTGTGGTAATATAACGCGATATGCCAAGGATTTGATCCGTGGGATGCTTTGGGTTGATCCTTCCTAGAGGCTAACGGCTGATGGTGTTTTAGGTACGTCTTTGAAATAGAATATAAGACTTGGTTTGAAAGTTCCTTATTTTGAAATGAAGATTTGTCTTGCAGCTCACTCTTGGATGGAGCAGTTATATGAGCGAGGACAAGGACATTATGATCAAGATGGGGTTGGATATGAAGGGTTGGAGAGTGGTGGATGTTCTTTCTCCACAGAGTCAAAGTTAATAGGGAGCAAGACTATATCTTAAGCATGGGGCAGTTAGAGGAATCGATTGATAACGATTGTAGATCATCTTTCTCCTCTTTCTTACCTGCGGATAACAACAATATACCGCCAGCTTCTGGTTTTGGTGGGTGAGCTGCGGATAACAACACTCCCATCTATGCCAAGCTTTATCTTCTTTAGTCCAAGCCCAGCGACGACACAGAACAACAACACTCATGAAACAGATGAGAAACTTGGAGGTACTTCcttctatttctttcttccTGGATTGCTATTTATAGTTTATTTACCTTCTATAAATGGCAAAGCCATGAGCTCAAACCTGGGAAATAAACTTTAGTAGAAGTTGAAATCTGTTCTGCTGATATAAGTGGATCACTTTGGTGGGATCATTTCCCGGACCTAGATTAGTTAATTCGCGGACATGATTAAGAATTAGTTATGGGCCTCGATTACTTGGAAAAATATAAACGGCCCTAGATTTAGCTTAATGTAGGTATGGGTCTAAATTAGACAAACAAATTTAGTTAAAGGCCTAAATTAGACACAAGGTGCGGACCTAAATTACTTGTGCAAGTTGCTCAACTTACCTAATTAGGATCACTTGCGCAAGTTTATTAATACATCAATGATAGTTTAAATGTAATTTACCTTAATGTTTCTAAATtgttaattcatttattaataacttaccttatTTTGAATCACAATTTAATGTCGCAacttgatatcatatttattacattggttaaatgtaaatttgttaattcgtttttaataaCCTACCTTATTCTGAATATGAATTACTTGAGCaatttaatttcataattattgCAAATCATTTTATGGCAATATATAACTTTACTATCTTTCTTTAAACtgtttcattatttattatgtaaaatattttgtaatcctcatttattattaaaaaaatatcccCCTATGAAATCAAAAAAGGAAGGTAGAGTATATATAAAGGATACCCGAAAGAGATGTCAATACAAACGTATTTCTCTTACtcaacgtttttaaaaatacaatggCAATGGTTCTAGCCCCCAAAAACAGAGTTTCTTATGTTAGAGAATTAAAACCGCGTAGAGATACATGTCGTATTGAAGTTAAGATTCTTCGTTTGTTGAGAAATTATAACAAAGAATCCGAAAACACCATCGAAATGGTTTGTCGTTGATAAAGAAGTAAGTAATGATATTACTACATTTTTAGCAACTCAGAATTgtctcttattttatttttgctttacATTGAACTCAAATTTACAGTTGCAATAATGTTTCATACTTTCTTATTCTATTATCACGTCTTTCGAAAGTAAGTGGTCTAACTCATATAACTTTTATATGTTCAATCAGGGGACAAGAATTCATGCTTTAGTTGGTAAACAGCTCATCAAGAAGTATGAAGATAGGCCAACCGAGGGCGATGCGGTGGTCGTCCATTTATTCAAAGTGTACGATGCTTTTGGTGATTATTGGACAACCACACATCCGTACAAAATTGGCTTTTTTCAGACAACTTTTGTTGGAAAAGCTGATGATTTTCCAAGTGAAGTTCCCGAGAAGTATTTGGCGGATTACAATGATATTCTTGGTGGAAAGCTTGATAATAGCTGTTTGGTTGGTGagtcaaaaatttaaatttaatattcctTCGGTTTTCTTATACttgtgtttgatttttttttttggttatgtaGATGTTATTGGCCAAATAGTTAACTTTGGGTCTcttgaaaacaaaatgataaaagaaaaagataacatCAGGCTCTTGATTGAGTTACGTGACCAGAAGTAAACTTAAGttctttatctttttcttctATTTGCTAGCTAAACATCTATATTATGTTTTCTAACTTAAGTTTATATTTTACAGTAATGTGAAGATGATGTGTACTCTGTGGAGTCGTTATGCTAAACAAGTATACGATTACAGGATAGTAACATGTCCACAATGATTATGTGTTATCAGGTTCTGTTCTGTTAAGGAGTGGAAAGGGATATAAAAGTACTTACTTTCTAAAATGTTTAATTGCAcaacttgttaataaaatctaaatattgtAGGTGCTTACTCCATATCTAGCGGGTATAATTCAACCCATATTTTGCTCAACCCAACACTGGATTTGATTGACCAGTTCAAAGCAAGGTACTCCTCCAGTTTCAGTTTTTGGTACCTAATCCTATATTTCTTCTTTGTACACAACCTACTACAACGTTTTGATTGGATGTATTACTTGATTGTGCAGTCTCCCTAATGATTCTCTTGCTCTTACAAACAACGATAACACCCAATGGTCTGTTGGTACTGCTACATCTGTTCGTGCCATCTGTTGGTACTGCTACATCTGTTCGTGCCAGGTTTTTTGTTCTTAATGAAAGGCTAACCATAAGAGAGATCATTGATAGTACTCTGGTATATAAACATGTTGTGCCCTCCATTTTCTCTCTCATATTTGGTGATTTAATTCCCTTTGTTATCATTTTTAGgtttattaagttttatttttcatttacgaATAGGTTGGAACTTTTGTTACCATGGCCACTATTGAAAGTATTGATGCTGAACGTGGATGGCAATACCTAAGTTGTAAATACTGCAACAAAAAGGTATTTCCTACAACCAATGTTGATGACGATATGCGTCCTTTGTTCTACTGCAATACCTGCGATAAAGAACACATCAACGTCGTATCCAGGTATTATAGTCTTCATTAGTACCCAAcgaatttattaatgtatataagaTTGAAAGAAAAGTCTTCTTGGTTTCAGGTTTAAATTAATTGCCAATGTTAAAGACGATTCCGGTGAGGCAAACTTTCTTTTGTTTGATACCAACGCTCAGATGACTGTGTGTACTGCAGAACTGTACGATGAGGTAGTTTTCGAAATTAACAGCTGCCATTAATTTGCCTAACAACATTCTTTTGTTTAACTGTACTTTTCTTATTTATGCTAGGATGAAGATCCCGACTTCTTACCAGAAGCAGTTAGCGACCTCTTTGGCAAGAGAATGCTTTTTGAAATTTCAGTTGATTCTGATAACATCAGAGGAAAGAGCTCTCAGTATCTTGTTCGTTGTGCTAATGATGATCGTGAAATGATTGAGGAATTTGCAGCTTTGCCTCATAAACCGGTAATACACTGGATATTATTGGTTAAGTTTGACAGATACACCTAAGCCAATATTTTCTGcaattctctttatttttcagGTTTTGATGTTGCTCGGCTCCGACGAGATTTCCGATGGTTCTGGTGGTTCTTCAGAAACTCCTGTGTCTAAAAGAAAAGGCAAAGGAGAGGAAGAAAATGATGCTGAGGATCAACTCTCTGTCAAGAAGAAACAGGGTCAAAAGAAAATCAAGGGCGAGTGAAAATCTCCCATTGCGCTTTGGAACATTGTCAACTCTGCTTTTATTTTCAGACAATATGGCTTTCAACCTTGACGAACACACCatttataataaaacgtttATATAACAACACATATTTCAACCTAAACGGGTCGTATAACCTAATTTTGTCGTCTGATCATAGAGATGTCTACTTACAGCACAGTTTCAAAGCTCGAACCTTACAAAGAAATATGTCATATTAATGTTCAGATTATCCATCTTTGGAAAAAGTTTATCGCAGCTGATCGATATACAATTGAGTTGGTGCTATGCGATTCCTTTGTAAGATATACACTTTCATAGACTTTAGTATACCAAAGTATTAATTATCAGTTCCCTATAGATTTCTCcctaatatgaaattttaacttGCAGGGAGATAAGATTCATGCTTCTATTAGTAGTGCTTTGGTAGCACCATATGAGCCAAGGCTCAAAGAAGGGTAttggaaaattttgaaattttttcagtTGTCCAATCGGGAGGTGCATATCGAACCAGCAAACATGCATACATGATTGAGTTTCGCCGTAATACCCATGTTTGTGTGTGTGATTTCTTCCCACGCCCACTCACTGGTTTCGAACCAGTTGCTTTCCGTGATATCTTGGATGGGTTGGTTGCTACTGAGTATTTGGTTGGTGAGTATATTAAAACATGTTTTGGATGAGATTCTCTGTTAAGCGCTTATTCTGTTTCTAAATATCTATCCGTACCATTTTTGGACTGATATTTTCCCTCGATTATCTTTTCTAGACGTCATAGGTAAAATAGTTGGGGTCAGCATTTTGGAGATTGTTTCTCTCAATGGAAAAGACACTGAAAAGATAACACTGGAGCTCAAGAATCAGTTGtaggtttttcttttcttaaaaatGAATCAGCGCTTATTCATAGTATCACAtttgccaaaaaaaattaggtgtttttttcttttcttttattgcaGTTCTGATCGCCTCACGGTTCATCTGTGGGGTAAATATGTTATCTTTCTACATGATGCTACTCAAAACCTCATCCAGGAGAAGTCTATTATATGCGTTCAGCGATTTGGCAAGCTCAGTGTGTTGAAAGGTAACCACCCTTATTTTTGTATCAAATTGCGCCTGCCAAATGTCTGCGGTTTACTTAACTATTATGATTATGTGATCAACAGATAGTGTATGTATGGTTAACGGTAAATGTTCAAAGATGTTTCCGAAACCTCTCAACATCAGGACATCGATTGACACAAATGGATTCCCAGCTTACATGCGTCGGCTTGATGGTAGGTTTATTGAGAAAAATGGAATCAGATTAGACAATGGTCATGTTGTACCATACAACAGAGAGCTCATGCTTCGATACTGCGCGCATATGAATGTCGAGTGGTGCGTCCAAACACGGGCTGTTAAGTATCTGTTCAAGTATATCCATAAGGGACCTGATTATGCTTCAGCTGCAATGGatagagaagatgaagatggcATCATTGACGAAATCAAAACATATTACGACTGcatgtattattatatttaaagcaattcttttttttagtgtCTACAGattataaattctataaattaatacttggTATATTAAAGAAATTGATTTTCAGTACAAGCTCTTTTGAAAGTAATCCATTTTCGGTAGAAACACTATAAATTAAATAGgaatatattaataaactatatttttattaatttctctgGTCCCATGTTGGACGAATGTAAAATAAgacataatttaataaaattataagataataatattataaaaatattgggTAAATATATAGTCCTACGGCTGGGCAAAAAACCCGAATCcgaagaaccaaaccgaacccgatccaaaaaagtagaaccgaacccgaaccgaaattgattaaatatccgaacgggttcaaaattttggtattaaGAGAACCGAAactgaacccgacccgaaccgaagtatttcgggtacccgaatgtatccgaaatagatttatatatctaactatattaattatttttagatttaatgtatattaaaaacatccaaaatatataagaaacttttaagttgtctaaaatacttgaaaatatatacaaatagccAAAAGTAAATTTCTAAAATAGCTATATtatatactcaaaacaccaaaaatagtttaaatatctactgattctctatcaaaatattcaaaccaaaccaatttatatgttaagtttaggtattctgacatatgttattcaaatttatatgtactatagtattttatttacagattttgagaaatttaaactatatattgaattttaaaattttaaaaatcatttaaatggttatccgaacccgaactgaacccgcaaagatccgacccgaatccgaaccgaacccgcaaagatccgacccgaacccgaacagaaatttagaaatacccgaatggggctgaaatctttaaccccgaaaacccgaaacccgaatgaacccgaaccgaacccgaatggatacccgaacgcccacccctataaTAGTCCTactaaaattctaaattaatgATATCACATATAAAAATTTATGCTTTTAAACCTACACAAATGTTTTTATCGTTTTGTTgttctttaaaataaattttatctatcattttatttagaatttatccaactatatataaaagtataatttatcatacataaaaaattacttatctattaatattagaaaaaaaaaattctctataaattgaaaacaatatagattatcataaattaaatattcttTCAGTTTTTATCACttgtgttgtattttttaaatataaatccCGAGAATGAAATTgtctttaaattaataactctcaaaattttatatttttgtaaatcctaccattattaaattttattctttaaatgtGTATTTCGTATTTTAAGGTTTAGGTGCATCACTACTAATTTATGTTTTCGTATTTCTTAATTAGATATATTACTGCATACGAGTCGTCGTGGCGGATTCTTGCTTTTCCTACCCATTATCGTACTACTTCTGTTGAGAAACTTGGATTTCATCTTCCGGATCAGG includes:
- the LOC106369941 gene encoding replication protein A 70 kDa DNA-binding subunit B-like isoform X1 is translated as MILLLLQTTITPNGLLVLLHLFVPSVGTATSVRARFFVLNERLTIREIIDSTLVGTFVTMATIESIDAERGWQYLSCKYCNKKVFPTTNVDDDMRPLFYCNTCDKEHINVVSRFKLIANVKDDSGEANFLLFDTNAQMTVCTAELYDEDEDPDFLPEAVSDLFGKRMLFEISVDSDNIRGKSSQYLVRCANDDREMIEEFAALPHKPVLMLLGSDEISDGSGGSSETPVSKRKGKGEEENDAEDQLSVKKKQGQKKIKGE
- the LOC106369941 gene encoding replication protein A 70 kDa DNA-binding subunit B-like isoform X2 — translated: MVCWYCYICSCHLLVGTFVTMATIESIDAERGWQYLSCKYCNKKVFPTTNVDDDMRPLFYCNTCDKEHINVVSRFKLIANVKDDSGEANFLLFDTNAQMTVCTAELYDEDEDPDFLPEAVSDLFGKRMLFEISVDSDNIRGKSSQYLVRCANDDREMIEEFAALPHKPVLMLLGSDEISDGSGGSSETPVSKRKGKGEEENDAEDQLSVKKKQGQKKIKGE